A single Candidatus Acetothermia bacterium DNA region contains:
- a CDS encoding ABC transporter substrate-binding protein — protein MRGVVGTLAVAWFAVAAGGAPVRVMLDFYPNPNHVPLYTAQALGLFAAAGVEVDLVPPADPSDPAKLAAARAVDLALTPQINFLIAKGAGLPLVAVGALIDGALGGLLSLREYGVEALSDLRGRRIGYALEPLEPVLWRTMLGAVGVSPGEYELVYVGMNTLLALLSHRVDAIGAFRNYELLAVELLGRAPVFFPQEEYGVPDTYELVVVAHPALLQERPGAVRAFLAALAEGISFAREHPDEAFAAFVAAFPDLEGELTRRSFATTLPLYATGASHSDPPRWAAMQDYLIANGLILRAFPLEELYTGELLP, from the coding sequence ATGCGGGGGGTTGTGGGCACGTTGGCCGTGGCGTGGTTCGCCGTCGCCGCGGGCGGAGCCCCGGTGCGGGTGATGCTCGACTTCTACCCGAACCCGAACCATGTCCCCCTGTACACGGCCCAAGCGCTGGGGTTGTTCGCCGCGGCCGGGGTGGAGGTGGACCTGGTGCCCCCCGCCGATCCAAGCGATCCGGCCAAGCTCGCCGCGGCGCGGGCGGTGGACCTCGCCCTCACCCCGCAGATCAACTTCCTCATCGCCAAGGGGGCCGGGCTCCCGCTCGTCGCCGTCGGGGCCCTGATCGACGGGGCCCTGGGAGGGCTCCTCAGCCTGAGGGAATACGGCGTGGAGGCGCTCTCCGACCTGCGCGGCCGTCGGATCGGGTACGCGCTCGAGCCCCTGGAGCCGGTGCTGTGGCGGACGATGCTCGGCGCCGTCGGGGTAAGCCCTGGTGAGTACGAGCTCGTGTATGTGGGCATGAACACACTGCTCGCCCTCCTTTCCCACCGTGTGGACGCCATCGGCGCGTTCCGCAACTACGAGCTCCTCGCGGTGGAGCTTCTCGGCCGCGCCCCCGTGTTCTTCCCTCAGGAGGAGTACGGGGTTCCCGACACGTACGAGCTCGTGGTGGTGGCCCACCCCGCCCTCCTCCAGGAGCGGCCGGGGGCGGTGCGGGCGTTCCTCGCCGCTTTGGCAGAAGGGATCTCGTTTGCCCGCGAACACCCGGACGAGGCGTTCGCCGCGTTTGTGGCCGCGTTCCCCGACCTCGAGGGGGAACTCACCCGCCGCTCGTTCGCCACCACCCTTCCCCTCTATGCCACCGGCGCCAGCCACAGCGACCCCCCACGATGGGCGGCAATGCAGGATTACCTGATCGCGAACGGTCTGATCCTGCGGGCATTCCCCCTCGAGGAGCTGTACACCGGAGAACTCCTGCCCTAG
- a CDS encoding thymidine kinase — MPGRLEVITGCMFSGKTEELLRRVERARIARKRVLVLKPELDTRYAAEEVGTHYGRSLPCHRLPTAVCPRRFQELVTDQDFGITDVFAFDEAHFFGPEFPALCEFLVARGKRVIVAGLDLNFRGEPFGPMPELLALADEVVKLTAVCAACGAPATRSQRLVEGLPAADGPEILIGGLESYEPRCRDHFVPPRR, encoded by the coding sequence ATGCCAGGCAGGTTGGAAGTGATCACGGGGTGTATGTTCTCGGGGAAGACGGAAGAGCTCCTCCGGCGGGTGGAACGGGCCCGGATCGCCCGGAAGCGGGTGCTCGTCCTCAAGCCGGAGTTGGACACCCGCTACGCGGCGGAGGAGGTGGGCACCCACTACGGCCGGTCGCTTCCCTGTCACCGGCTCCCGACAGCCGTTTGCCCCAGGCGGTTTCAGGAACTGGTCACCGATCAGGACTTTGGGATCACGGACGTGTTTGCGTTCGACGAGGCCCATTTCTTCGGTCCCGAGTTCCCCGCGCTGTGCGAGTTCCTGGTGGCACGGGGAAAGCGGGTGATCGTGGCGGGGTTGGACCTGAACTTCCGCGGCGAGCCGTTCGGGCCCATGCCGGAGCTCCTGGCCCTGGCGGACGAGGTGGTGAAGCTCACCGCGGTGTGCGCGGCCTGCGGCGCCCCGGCCACCCGCTCCCAACGGCTGGTCGAAGGCCTCCCGGCCGCCGATGGCCCGGAGATCCTCATCGGAGGCCTGGAGTCCTATGAGCCGCGGTGTCGGGACCACTTCGTACCTCCGCGCCGCTAG
- the sufC gene encoding Fe-S cluster assembly ATPase SufC, whose translation MAVLTVEDLHVSVADQPILHGVDLELSAGKVHALMGPNGSGKSTLAMALAGHPSYRVTRGRALLDGEDLLALPPHERARKGLLLAFQYPPEVDGVKLREFLRLACGERCIGFCEFQKAYPQALARLRMDGFDNRELNVGFSGGEKKRAELLQVYLLRPKVALLDEPDSGVDVDALRLIADAIRELAAGGTAVLIVTHYPRVLNHVPPAEVFVLDQGRIVRRGGAELAERIGEEGFEVVRR comes from the coding sequence ATGGCTGTGCTGACGGTGGAAGATCTGCACGTGTCCGTGGCCGACCAGCCCATCCTGCACGGCGTGGACCTCGAGCTTTCGGCGGGCAAGGTCCACGCCCTGATGGGGCCCAACGGGTCGGGGAAGTCCACCCTGGCCATGGCGCTGGCCGGCCATCCCTCCTACCGGGTGACCCGCGGGCGGGCCCTCCTCGACGGGGAGGATCTCCTCGCCTTGCCTCCCCACGAGCGGGCGCGGAAGGGGCTCCTCCTCGCGTTCCAGTACCCGCCGGAGGTGGATGGGGTCAAGCTCCGGGAGTTCCTGCGCCTGGCGTGCGGGGAGCGGTGCATCGGGTTCTGCGAGTTCCAGAAGGCGTACCCGCAAGCATTGGCCCGCCTGCGCATGGACGGGTTCGACAATCGGGAGCTGAACGTGGGCTTTTCCGGCGGGGAGAAGAAGCGGGCCGAGCTCTTGCAGGTGTATCTCCTGCGGCCCAAGGTGGCCCTCCTCGACGAGCCGGACTCCGGGGTGGACGTGGACGCCCTGCGCCTCATCGCCGACGCGATCCGGGAGCTCGCCGCGGGCGGCACAGCGGTGCTGATCGTCACCCACTACCCGCGCGTCCTCAACCACGTGCCGCCAGCGGAGGTGTTCGTGCTCGACCAGGGGCGGATCGTTCGCCGCGGGGGAGCGGAGCTCGCAGAACGCATCGGGGAAGAAGGATTCGAGGTGGTGCGAAGGTGA
- a CDS encoding sugar ABC transporter permease, translated as MRVPEDWWRKAFWRETAEAYLYLLPALVVLGVFTFYPFFNAFYLSLHDVYTVKRVGDTVIPFYKVYAGLANYRILFGDRYFLKAIYQTSLYVGLSVPITLVLALALASFLNQGLRLRAFYRLSYFLPYVTPVAAIGLVWNWIFDWRKGLLNYFLGYVGLTPINWLNNPRYTLWALVIMNVWRFVGYQAVILLAGMQGIDRMYYDAAKVDGASGWRVWRHVTLPLLTPQIFFVFIMALIGSFKIYEEVVFLFSGTSGPLRSAETIVYYIVTRMFQSGPRGASGFGPASAASVVLFGIIFVLTLFQLLVTQRRVHYER; from the coding sequence GTGAGGGTTCCGGAAGACTGGTGGCGCAAGGCCTTTTGGCGGGAAACGGCGGAGGCCTATCTCTACCTCCTTCCCGCCCTCGTGGTACTCGGGGTTTTCACGTTTTACCCGTTCTTCAATGCGTTCTACCTTTCCCTCCACGACGTGTACACGGTGAAGCGGGTCGGGGACACCGTCATCCCGTTCTACAAGGTGTACGCAGGGCTTGCGAACTACCGGATCCTGTTCGGCGACCGGTACTTCCTCAAGGCCATCTACCAGACGAGCCTTTACGTGGGGCTATCCGTGCCCATCACCCTGGTTCTGGCCCTGGCCTTGGCGAGCTTCCTCAACCAGGGGCTTCGGTTGCGGGCGTTCTACCGGTTGAGCTATTTCCTGCCCTATGTGACGCCGGTTGCGGCCATTGGTTTGGTTTGGAACTGGATCTTTGATTGGCGGAAGGGCCTCCTCAACTACTTCCTGGGGTATGTCGGGCTCACCCCCATCAACTGGTTGAACAACCCGCGCTACACCCTGTGGGCGCTCGTGATCATGAACGTGTGGCGGTTCGTAGGGTACCAGGCCGTGATCCTTCTTGCGGGGATGCAGGGGATCGACCGGATGTACTACGACGCCGCCAAGGTGGATGGAGCCTCGGGGTGGCGCGTGTGGCGTCACGTTACCCTTCCCCTCCTCACCCCCCAGATCTTCTTCGTGTTCATCATGGCCCTTATCGGATCGTTCAAGATCTACGAAGAGGTTGTGTTCCTGTTCAGCGGGACCTCTGGCCCCTTGCGGTCGGCGGAAACCATCGTGTACTACATCGTGACCCGCATGTTCCAGAGCGGCCCGCGGGGGGCATCCGGGTTTGGGCCGGCCTCCGCGGCGTCGGTGGTGCTGTTCGGCATCATCTTCGTGCTCACGCTGTTCCAGCTCTTGGTGACCCAACGGCGGGTGCACTACGAGCGGTGA
- a CDS encoding ABC transporter permease: MGKRISELAGSAVLLALVLVLWEVGVRVAGVPPYILPPPTRILITFFADLPLLLSHAAATMAEVGLGLALGVVAGVGVALAGFYLPPVGRALYPFIVASQVVPVFAIAPLLVLWFGYGIWPKVIVAALIAFFPIAVNVMDGLRAVGGDLVDLLRSLGARERQVFLLVRLPASLPFLLSGLKVGATLALAGAIIGEWIGGRRGLGYLMIQANALLRVDRVFAAILALTSLGVGLFSGVALAERWLLRWRARAGAAYTRPRR, encoded by the coding sequence ATGGGTAAGCGGATTTCGGAACTTGCTGGAAGCGCGGTGCTCCTGGCCCTCGTGCTCGTCCTGTGGGAGGTCGGGGTACGGGTGGCCGGTGTTCCCCCGTACATCCTGCCCCCGCCGACCCGGATCCTCATCACGTTCTTCGCCGACCTCCCGCTCCTCCTCTCCCACGCGGCGGCGACCATGGCCGAGGTCGGGCTCGGGCTGGCTCTCGGGGTGGTGGCCGGAGTGGGGGTGGCCCTGGCCGGCTTCTACCTGCCGCCGGTGGGGCGGGCCTTGTACCCGTTCATCGTGGCGTCCCAGGTGGTCCCGGTGTTCGCCATCGCCCCCTTGCTCGTCCTGTGGTTTGGGTACGGGATCTGGCCCAAGGTCATCGTGGCCGCGCTGATCGCGTTCTTTCCCATTGCCGTCAACGTGATGGACGGGCTCCGCGCGGTGGGCGGGGACCTGGTGGACCTCCTGCGGTCCCTCGGAGCACGGGAGCGCCAGGTGTTCCTCCTCGTGCGGCTGCCGGCGAGCCTTCCGTTCCTCCTGTCCGGGCTCAAGGTCGGGGCCACGCTCGCCCTTGCCGGGGCGATCATCGGGGAGTGGATCGGAGGCCGGCGCGGCCTGGGGTATCTCATGATCCAGGCCAACGCCCTCCTGCGGGTGGACCGGGTGTTCGCGGCGATCCTCGCCCTGACGTCGCTGGGAGTGGGCCTGTTCTCGGGGGTGGCCCTGGCCGAGCGGTGGCTCCTCAGGTGGCGGGCCCGGGCCGGCGCGGCGTACACTCGGCCTCGGCGATGA
- a CDS encoding thermonuclease family protein, whose translation MALGLAVGVGAQPPPGAPVVRVSYVVDGDTVVLSAPRVYVRYLGIDTPEEGQPFYYPAKQVNRDLVWRRDVYLEFGPERYDAYGRLLAYLWVEKDGQWVLVNEELLRRGLARLLVFWPKEDRHYERLRRAQTLAQVEKRGLWSAFPDPMDLSEVEGRIVECILQAVTVGFTVGRVEESEDGWTVWAADSRYGFHAVVAQEASLSIPSPPKLIGHRIAVTGQLEWPDFQAGPRIWVGYPEQLRLLGAG comes from the coding sequence GTGGCCCTGGGACTGGCGGTCGGGGTGGGGGCCCAGCCTCCGCCCGGCGCGCCGGTGGTCCGGGTGAGCTACGTGGTGGACGGAGACACGGTTGTGCTGTCGGCACCTCGTGTCTACGTGCGGTACCTGGGGATCGATACCCCTGAGGAAGGGCAGCCCTTCTACTATCCGGCCAAACAGGTCAACCGCGATCTCGTGTGGCGGCGGGACGTGTACCTCGAGTTCGGACCCGAGCGCTACGACGCCTACGGGCGGCTGCTGGCGTACTTGTGGGTGGAAAAAGACGGGCAGTGGGTCCTGGTCAACGAGGAACTCCTGCGCCGGGGACTGGCCCGGCTTCTCGTGTTCTGGCCCAAGGAAGATCGACACTACGAGCGGCTCCGGCGCGCCCAGACCCTGGCCCAGGTGGAGAAGCGCGGGCTGTGGAGCGCATTCCCTGACCCGATGGACCTATCCGAGGTTGAGGGGAGGATCGTTGAGTGCATCTTGCAGGCGGTGACGGTGGGGTTCACCGTGGGGCGGGTCGAGGAGAGCGAGGATGGCTGGACCGTATGGGCCGCGGATAGCCGGTATGGGTTTCACGCCGTGGTGGCCCAGGAGGCCTCCTTATCCATCCCGTCTCCGCCCAAGCTCATCGGCCACAGGATAGCCGTCACCGGGCAACTGGAGTGGCCAGATTTCCAGGCCGGACCGCGGATCTGGGTCGGGTACCCCGAACAGCTACGGCTCCTGGGCGCTGGTTAG
- a CDS encoding carbohydrate ABC transporter permease, with protein MILPFLWMVSTSFKDLVEALRIPPVWIPTQWRWENYLEAWNAAPFGRYFFNSFFIAITTTVGEVITTILAAYAFAKMNFLGKNVVFTILLGTMMIPGQMLLVPNYVTISRLGWYDTYWALIIPWIVSVFGIFLLRQFFRTIPDELWDSARIDGCSRLRYLWRIVVPLSRPGIATVALFKFVGSWNAFLWVLIMTNKVELRTVPVGLRYFQQDVGTDYHLLMAASTMAIVPILILFFLTQRQFVQGIARTGLK; from the coding sequence ATGATCCTGCCGTTTCTCTGGATGGTCTCCACCTCGTTCAAGGACCTCGTGGAGGCCCTCCGCATCCCCCCGGTGTGGATCCCAACCCAGTGGCGGTGGGAGAACTACCTTGAGGCGTGGAATGCAGCTCCCTTTGGCCGCTATTTCTTCAACTCCTTTTTCATCGCGATTACCACCACCGTGGGCGAGGTCATCACCACCATCCTCGCGGCCTACGCGTTTGCGAAGATGAACTTCCTCGGGAAGAACGTGGTGTTCACGATCCTCCTGGGTACGATGATGATCCCCGGCCAAATGCTGCTGGTGCCCAACTACGTCACGATCAGCCGCCTGGGCTGGTACGACACGTACTGGGCCCTCATCATCCCCTGGATCGTGTCCGTGTTCGGGATCTTCCTGTTGCGCCAGTTCTTCCGCACCATACCCGACGAGCTGTGGGATTCGGCGCGCATCGATGGCTGTTCCCGGCTCCGCTATCTCTGGCGGATCGTGGTGCCGCTCTCCCGGCCGGGGATCGCCACCGTGGCCCTGTTCAAGTTCGTGGGCTCGTGGAACGCGTTCTTGTGGGTGCTCATCATGACGAACAAGGTGGAGCTGCGAACCGTGCCCGTGGGGCTGCGGTACTTCCAGCAGGATGTGGGGACAGACTACCATCTGCTCATGGCCGCTTCGACGATGGCCATCGTGCCCATTCTGATCCTGTTCTTCCTGACCCAGCGCCAGTTCGTTCAAGGCATTGCCCGCACTGGGCTGAAGTGA
- the gatB gene encoding Asp-tRNA(Asn)/Glu-tRNA(Gln) amidotransferase subunit GatB: protein METVIGLEIHVQLTTRTKLFCACRADYFAAPPNTLTCPVCLGLPGALPVLNRRAVELALRIALALDAEVQPQSLFERKNYFYPDLPKGYQITHHAHPLALGGRFTFAVDGELHTVRLRQVHLEEDAGKLIHIPDGALVDLNRCGVPLVEIVTEPDFRSPKEARAFLMELRTLLRHLGASTADMEKGALRCDTNLSLTENGRTGTRSEIKNLNSFRAVERALAAAAALHRDLLARGEEIHQVTFGWDDQEEKLVLQRTKEEAHDYRYFPDPDLVPLAIGPEWLEAVRAGMPELPRARAERWARAYGLPARDAEVLLVEPALADYYDEVAKSVPDPHDAAGWVLSELRQFWTGEEPPVPARDLALLIGRVQTGEISRASAKAVLEEAATSGKPIAEVLSGRDLSQMKGEQDLRRLAEEVLAAHPQAVADFRAGKAQALGFLVGQAMRKAGGRADAKKLTEILRALLAPG, encoded by the coding sequence GTGGAAACGGTCATCGGCCTTGAGATCCATGTCCAGCTCACCACCCGCACGAAGCTCTTCTGCGCGTGCCGGGCCGACTACTTCGCGGCCCCGCCCAACACCCTGACCTGTCCGGTGTGCCTGGGGCTGCCCGGGGCGCTTCCGGTGCTGAACCGCCGCGCGGTGGAGCTCGCGTTGCGGATTGCCCTCGCCCTGGACGCCGAGGTCCAGCCCCAGTCCCTGTTCGAGCGCAAGAACTACTTCTATCCCGACCTCCCCAAGGGCTACCAGATCACCCACCACGCGCACCCCCTGGCGTTGGGCGGGCGGTTCACGTTTGCCGTGGATGGGGAGCTCCACACCGTGCGGCTGCGCCAGGTGCACCTGGAGGAGGACGCGGGCAAGCTCATCCACATCCCGGACGGGGCACTGGTGGACCTCAACCGGTGCGGGGTGCCCCTGGTGGAGATCGTGACCGAACCCGACTTCCGGTCCCCGAAGGAGGCGCGGGCGTTCCTCATGGAGCTGCGGACCCTCCTCCGCCACCTCGGGGCGTCCACCGCGGACATGGAGAAGGGGGCCCTCCGCTGCGACACCAACCTGTCCCTGACCGAGAACGGGCGGACGGGCACCCGCAGCGAGATCAAGAACCTGAACTCTTTCCGGGCCGTGGAGCGGGCCCTCGCCGCCGCCGCGGCCCTCCACCGGGACCTCCTCGCCCGCGGGGAGGAGATCCACCAGGTGACGTTCGGCTGGGATGACCAGGAAGAAAAGCTGGTCCTCCAACGGACGAAGGAGGAGGCCCACGACTACCGGTACTTCCCCGACCCCGACCTCGTCCCCCTCGCGATCGGCCCGGAGTGGCTGGAGGCGGTGCGGGCGGGGATGCCCGAGCTCCCCCGGGCCCGGGCCGAACGATGGGCGCGGGCGTACGGGCTCCCCGCGCGGGATGCGGAGGTCCTCCTCGTCGAGCCGGCCCTCGCCGACTACTACGACGAGGTGGCCAAGTCCGTGCCCGACCCGCATGACGCGGCAGGGTGGGTCCTCTCGGAGCTCCGCCAGTTCTGGACCGGAGAGGAACCGCCGGTCCCTGCCCGTGACCTCGCCCTGCTCATCGGCCGGGTCCAGACGGGGGAGATCTCCCGGGCCAGCGCCAAGGCGGTCCTGGAGGAGGCGGCGACCTCCGGGAAACCGATTGCTGAGGTGCTCTCCGGCCGCGATCTTTCCCAGATGAAGGGCGAGCAGGACCTGCGCCGGCTGGCGGAGGAGGTCCTCGCCGCCCATCCCCAGGCCGTGGCCGACTTCCGCGCCGGGAAGGCTCAAGCCCTGGGGTTCCTGGTCGGGCAGGCGATGCGCAAGGCGGGCGGGCGGGCCGACGCCAAGAAGCTCACCGAGATCCTGCGCGCCCTCCTCGCCCCGGGCTAG
- a CDS encoding ABC transporter substrate-binding protein, whose product MRKGYALIVLMMVAGLVAWGGEVKITFWHAMGKAHAPALEALTQKFMAENPGIVVELIYQGGYGALEQKLYSAVAAGQPPTVAQQYENWTTQFLDALVPLEDYLSEALLADLVPALREGNTFPQTGKLMTVPFNKSIVVLYYRPDLVPTPPTTWEEFRELVIANAVDENRDGVFDRYGTAFRPPNPEIFLGFLAQTEGSILSPDWQEVTINDAKGLEAAEFVAELAKYALVQGGYTSDAIAKGISIAMFLDTSAGYPYNLSAANTAGVPLAVAPVPCHKTCASMIQGTNLGVFALNQTPEQIAAAAKYIEFLLRPENTAFWAQSTGYLPVTQSGIASPEWQAFCRDHPERAVMTSQFAHGFSQLLHPAYAGIRTTLISYYELLLTGQLSPKAAMDQLAAEIEALIAE is encoded by the coding sequence ATGCGGAAGGGTTACGCGTTGATCGTGTTGATGATGGTAGCGGGGCTTGTGGCGTGGGGTGGAGAGGTCAAGATCACGTTCTGGCACGCGATGGGGAAGGCGCACGCCCCTGCGCTCGAGGCGCTCACCCAGAAGTTCATGGCGGAGAACCCGGGGATCGTGGTCGAGCTCATCTACCAGGGCGGCTACGGGGCGCTGGAGCAGAAGCTTTATTCGGCGGTGGCTGCCGGCCAGCCCCCTACGGTGGCTCAGCAGTACGAGAACTGGACCACCCAGTTCCTCGACGCCCTTGTCCCACTCGAGGATTACCTGAGCGAGGCGCTCCTGGCCGACCTCGTCCCCGCCCTGCGGGAGGGGAACACGTTCCCCCAGACCGGGAAGCTCATGACCGTGCCGTTCAACAAGTCCATCGTCGTCCTGTACTACCGGCCGGACCTTGTGCCCACCCCGCCCACCACGTGGGAGGAGTTCCGGGAGCTCGTCATCGCCAACGCGGTGGATGAGAACCGGGACGGGGTTTTCGACCGGTACGGCACGGCGTTCCGCCCCCCGAACCCTGAGATCTTCCTGGGCTTCCTCGCTCAGACCGAGGGGTCGATCCTCTCTCCGGACTGGCAGGAGGTGACGATCAACGACGCCAAGGGTCTAGAGGCCGCGGAGTTCGTCGCCGAGCTCGCCAAGTACGCCCTCGTCCAGGGGGGGTACACCTCGGATGCCATCGCCAAGGGGATTTCCATCGCCATGTTCCTCGACACCTCGGCCGGTTATCCCTATAACCTCAGCGCGGCCAACACCGCTGGGGTCCCCCTGGCCGTGGCCCCCGTCCCTTGCCATAAAACTTGCGCCTCGATGATCCAGGGGACCAACCTCGGGGTGTTCGCCCTCAACCAGACCCCGGAGCAGATCGCAGCGGCGGCGAAGTACATCGAGTTCCTTCTCCGCCCGGAGAACACGGCGTTCTGGGCTCAGAGCACGGGGTACTTGCCAGTAACCCAGAGCGGCATCGCCTCTCCGGAGTGGCAGGCGTTCTGCCGGGACCATCCCGAGCGGGCGGTGATGACCTCCCAGTTCGCCCATGGGTTCTCCCAGCTCCTCCATCCCGCCTACGCTGGGATCCGCACCACGTTGATCAGCTACTACGAGCTCCTCCTCACCGGCCAGCTTTCGCCCAAGGCAGCCATGGACCAGCTCGCGGCCGAGATCGAAGCCCTGATCGCGGAGTGA
- a CDS encoding ABC transporter ATP-binding protein, translated as MERDVPALELRGIAFAYPLLAGLLPVLAGVSLAVPPGGWATLIGPSGCGKTTLLKVAAGLLRPAEGEVLLAGQPVDPLGKVTYMPQADTLLPWRDALGNAILAAEVDGRSRAAARAEARDLFHRFGLAGFEEAYPHELSGGMRQRLALIRTFMSHRDVLLLDEPLGALDALTRAALQEWLAEVWETLGKTVLFVTHDVEEAVLLSDRIYVLSPRPARVVAVLPVDLPRPRDRTSGELAGVKAQVLTHLESDG; from the coding sequence GTGGAACGGGACGTCCCGGCGCTGGAGCTCCGGGGCATAGCGTTCGCCTATCCCCTCCTCGCGGGGCTGCTTCCGGTCCTCGCCGGGGTTTCCCTTGCCGTGCCCCCGGGCGGCTGGGCCACCCTCATCGGCCCGTCCGGGTGCGGGAAGACCACGCTCCTCAAGGTGGCGGCCGGGCTCCTGCGGCCGGCCGAGGGGGAGGTGCTCCTCGCCGGCCAGCCGGTGGATCCATTGGGCAAGGTGACGTACATGCCGCAGGCCGACACGTTGCTTCCGTGGCGCGATGCCCTGGGGAACGCGATCCTGGCCGCGGAGGTGGACGGGAGGTCCCGGGCCGCGGCGCGCGCCGAGGCCCGGGACCTGTTCCACCGGTTCGGCCTGGCCGGGTTCGAGGAGGCCTACCCGCACGAGCTCTCCGGTGGGATGCGCCAACGGCTCGCCCTGATCCGCACCTTCATGAGCCACCGCGACGTGCTCCTCCTCGACGAGCCGTTGGGGGCCCTGGACGCCCTGACCCGGGCCGCGCTGCAGGAATGGCTGGCCGAGGTGTGGGAGACACTGGGGAAGACGGTGCTGTTCGTGACCCACGACGTGGAGGAGGCGGTCCTCCTCTCCGACCGGATCTACGTGCTTTCGCCGCGGCCGGCGCGGGTGGTGGCGGTGCTCCCCGTGGACCTTCCCCGCCCCCGCGACCGCACCTCAGGAGAGTTGGCCGGGGTCAAGGCCCAGGTTTTGACGCACTTGGAGAGCGATGGGTAA
- the sufB gene encoding Fe-S cluster assembly protein SufB, with translation MSEKAVAKGLTREFVQHLSGEKGEPRWMREHRLRCLAAFRKLPMPRFGPRLAELNLAELEYYARPVAPVERWEDLPEEIRRTFQALGLPEAEQRALAGLGAQVDSEVVYRSILEEVRAQGVVFTSMDKAVREHPWVQDYFMKAIPPEDNKFAALHGAVWSGGTFIWVPRGVEVAIPLQAYYRMQTEAAGQFEHTLIVAEPGSSVHYVEGCSAPRYSRMALHSGMVEIFAKEGSRVRFTTIQNWSKNVYNLNNKRALAFAGAAVDWVSGSLGSKVTMLYPTTVLLGEGARTENLSFAFAQEGQWLDGGARALHRAPGTTSRLVSRSVVQGNAKAVFRGTVYVAPDARGAKAHVECSTLLLTPDARTETIPTLNAENDDVELGHEATVGRVSQEALFYLMSRGLSEAEAMTLIVNGFVSPILKEIPVEYTVELRRILEMSLAGGTG, from the coding sequence GTGAGCGAGAAGGCCGTGGCCAAGGGCCTTACCCGGGAGTTCGTGCAGCACCTGTCCGGGGAGAAGGGGGAGCCCCGGTGGATGCGGGAACACCGCCTGCGGTGCCTCGCGGCCTTTCGGAAGCTTCCCATGCCCCGGTTCGGCCCACGCCTCGCGGAGCTGAACCTCGCGGAGCTTGAGTACTACGCCCGCCCGGTGGCGCCGGTGGAGCGGTGGGAGGACCTGCCAGAGGAGATCCGGCGCACGTTCCAGGCGTTGGGCCTGCCAGAGGCGGAGCAGCGGGCGCTCGCGGGCCTCGGGGCCCAGGTGGACTCGGAGGTGGTGTACCGCTCCATCCTGGAGGAGGTGCGCGCCCAGGGGGTCGTGTTCACGAGCATGGACAAGGCGGTGCGGGAACATCCATGGGTGCAGGACTACTTTATGAAGGCGATCCCTCCGGAGGACAACAAGTTCGCTGCCCTGCACGGGGCGGTGTGGAGCGGGGGCACGTTCATCTGGGTCCCGCGCGGGGTGGAGGTGGCCATTCCCCTCCAGGCCTACTACCGGATGCAGACGGAAGCGGCGGGCCAGTTCGAGCACACCCTGATCGTGGCCGAGCCCGGTTCCTCCGTGCATTACGTGGAGGGCTGCTCCGCCCCCCGCTACTCCCGGATGGCCCTCCACTCGGGGATGGTGGAGATCTTCGCGAAAGAGGGCTCCCGGGTCCGGTTCACCACCATCCAGAACTGGTCAAAGAACGTGTACAACCTGAACAACAAGCGGGCCCTCGCCTTCGCTGGGGCGGCGGTGGACTGGGTGTCAGGGTCCTTGGGGAGCAAAGTGACCATGCTCTACCCCACCACGGTGCTCCTTGGGGAGGGGGCGCGCACGGAGAACCTGTCGTTCGCGTTCGCCCAGGAAGGGCAGTGGCTGGACGGTGGGGCGCGGGCCCTGCACCGGGCCCCGGGGACGACCTCCCGCCTCGTGTCCCGGTCGGTGGTCCAGGGAAACGCCAAGGCCGTGTTCCGGGGTACGGTGTACGTGGCCCCCGATGCCCGGGGGGCCAAGGCCCACGTGGAGTGCTCGACCCTCCTCCTTACCCCGGATGCGCGCACGGAGACCATCCCTACCCTGAACGCGGAGAACGACGACGTGGAGCTGGGCCACGAGGCCACCGTGGGCCGCGTGTCCCAGGAAGCCCTGTTCTACCTCATGTCGCGGGGGCTTTCCGAGGCAGAGGCGATGACCCTGATCGTGAACGGGTTCGTGTCCCCGATCCTCAAGGAGATCCCCGTCGAGTACACGGTGGAGCTGCGGCGGATCCTGGAGATGAGCTTGGCTGGGGGGACCGGATGA